One Halarcobacter ebronensis genomic window carries:
- a CDS encoding bifunctional adenosylcobinamide kinase/adenosylcobinamide-phosphate guanylyltransferase, with amino-acid sequence MKILYFGGQKSGKSSLAEKKALALTKNKPFYVATYNNSYDDKEMHKRVDKHKKSREDSFITIEEQRDLTKVLKPNQTYLVDCISMWIFNNLDEEEQYLKTQLEELEKIDCNIVFVLNEVTSGVIPFDKDSRKFVDLTGIIGQKLAKICDEVYEVKFGLESRLK; translated from the coding sequence ATGAAAATTTTATATTTTGGTGGACAAAAATCAGGAAAATCATCTTTGGCTGAAAAAAAGGCTTTAGCCTTAACAAAAAATAAACCTTTTTATGTGGCAACATATAATAACTCTTATGATGATAAAGAGATGCATAAAAGAGTAGATAAACATAAGAAGAGTAGGGAAGATAGTTTTATTACTATTGAAGAGCAAAGAGATTTAACAAAAGTTCTTAAACCAAATCAAACCTATTTAGTTGATTGTATCTCTATGTGGATATTTAATAATCTTGATGAAGAGGAACAATACTTAAAAACACAACTAGAAGAGCTTGAAAAAATAGATTGTAATATTGTTTTTGTACTTAATGAAGTGACTTCTGGAGTAATTCCTTTTGATAAAGATAGTAGAAAGTTTGTAGATTTAACTGGAATAATAGGTCAAAAACTAGCAAAGATTTGTGATGAGGTCTATGAAGTTAAATTCGGACTTGAAAGCAGATTAAAATAG
- the cobT gene encoding nicotinate mononucleotide-dependent phosphoribosyltransferase CobT, translated as MIKSILGKVDFIESLRGKKATYMLAMSNTKTAEIEGITQAGIPGKIYLTPTLDSEFLCCGEVRSLEDIAKTPKGVPTPALITRAVHLLKPFSNIELLDLGIEVKPKLDYFKIHDMQIKPSNSIAENAKIDALAIFQKGLVFGQAYELKDDYLILAESVPSGTTTATATALALGYKCKELFSSSFKDVPNSIRDQTIDKALENISKEDDLFAVLSKVSDNMLIFYAGVILGLNNKTKVILAGGTQLACVLLIINAMLKTMQGEFNTSNLALCTTKWVYEDKNSDIKALLEMLSFKVNAYYADFDFSLSSHPALKLYDNGEAKEGVGAGAALTYALLNGIDKLSITKKIENLLG; from the coding sequence ATGATAAAGAGTATTTTAGGGAAAGTTGATTTTATAGAGAGTCTAAGAGGCAAAAAAGCAACATATATGTTAGCTATGAGTAATACAAAAACAGCAGAGATAGAAGGAATAACCCAAGCAGGGATTCCAGGAAAAATATATCTTACTCCAACCCTTGATAGTGAATTTTTGTGTTGTGGTGAGGTTCGAAGCTTGGAAGATATAGCAAAAACTCCAAAAGGTGTACCAACTCCTGCACTTATAACAAGAGCAGTTCATCTATTAAAACCTTTTTCAAATATTGAACTTCTTGATTTGGGAATAGAGGTTAAACCAAAATTGGACTATTTTAAGATACATGATATGCAAATAAAACCCTCTAATTCAATTGCAGAAAATGCAAAAATAGATGCTTTGGCAATATTTCAAAAGGGTTTGGTTTTTGGACAAGCCTATGAGCTAAAAGATGATTATTTGATATTAGCTGAATCAGTTCCTTCTGGGACTACAACAGCAACAGCAACAGCACTTGCTTTAGGATATAAATGTAAAGAGCTTTTTAGTAGCTCTTTTAAAGATGTCCCAAATAGTATAAGAGATCAAACTATAGATAAGGCTTTGGAAAATATTTCAAAAGAGGATGATCTCTTTGCAGTTTTAAGTAAAGTCTCTGATAATATGTTGATTTTTTACGCGGGCGTAATTTTAGGGTTAAATAATAAAACAAAAGTTATATTAGCTGGTGGAACTCAATTAGCTTGTGTTCTTCTAATAATAAATGCAATGTTAAAGACTATGCAAGGGGAATTTAACACTTCAAATTTAGCTTTATGTACAACTAAATGGGTATATGAAGATAAAAATAGTGATATAAAAGCACTTTTAGAGATGTTAAGTTTTAAAGTTAATGCTTATTATGCAGATTTTGATTTCTCTTTATCTTCCCATCCTGCACTTAAACTTTATGATAATGGTGAAGCAAAAGAGGGTGTTGGAGCAGGGGCTGCATTAACCTATGCTTTATTAAATGGAATTGACAAACTCTCTATTACTAAAAAAATAGAAAACCTTTTAGGATAA
- the bluB gene encoding 5,6-dimethylbenzimidazole synthase: MKEFTKEDIETLKQIMLLRRDVRGNRFNNKKIDDEILDEILNAANMAPSVGFSQPWKFLLVKSKSKREEIYEEFIKENEKAKKIFKDKELYASLKLEGIKESYINIAVLYEKPKKSILGQTTQKKMGEYSVVCAIENLWLMARAFNIGVGWISILKPKNVKKILGIGSEHKLIAYLALGYVDEFLEEPELLKIKWEDKKSLKDIKII, translated from the coding sequence ATGAAAGAGTTTACTAAAGAGGATATTGAGACTTTAAAGCAGATTATGCTTTTAAGAAGAGATGTTAGAGGAAATAGATTTAACAATAAAAAAATTGATGATGAAATTTTAGATGAGATTTTAAATGCTGCAAATATGGCTCCTTCTGTTGGTTTTTCACAACCTTGGAAATTTTTACTAGTAAAGAGCAAAAGTAAAAGAGAAGAGATATATGAAGAGTTTATAAAAGAGAACGAAAAAGCTAAAAAGATATTTAAAGATAAGGAACTCTACGCCTCTTTAAAACTAGAAGGAATAAAAGAGTCATATATAAATATAGCAGTTTTATATGAAAAACCCAAAAAGAGTATTTTAGGACAAACTACACAAAAAAAGATGGGAGAGTATAGCGTTGTATGTGCTATAGAAAATCTTTGGTTGATGGCAAGAGCTTTTAATATTGGAGTAGGGTGGATAAGTATATTAAAACCAAAAAATGTAAAGAAGATATTAGGAATAGGTAGTGAACATAAACTTATAGCATATCTTGCTTTGGGGTATGTGGATGAGTTTCTAGAAGAGCCAGAGCTTTTAAAGATTAAATGGGAAGATAAAAAGAGTCTAAAAGATATAAAAATAATTTAG
- a CDS encoding phosphotransferase, translated as MAVLTKLTIEEINSLIADTNISFNHIFETSTGISDTTYIGVSNSDKYVFKLFENASLRDVKSQIKLLDSIKSLNVPNVLSKDIKLYKNKPFTLFSYIEGSCSYFITLNHLEQITLFLASLHNIKDIRFPKKNIYEISSFNKMLNSLMDNKIKEEIKNKFEKIKGIDLKSSALIHGDLFPDNAKFINGKLSGVYDFTQSCFGNIKFDLAVVVISWCFNEYSFNNLYFEQIIENYNSYSNKKIEKDSMKIYLLYACLYYALQRLYKRREDYDEYLKKYEILEKIL; from the coding sequence TTGGCAGTTTTAACAAAACTTACAATTGAAGAGATAAATAGTTTAATAGCAGATACAAATATATCTTTTAATCATATATTTGAGACTTCTACAGGTATTAGTGATACAACTTATATTGGAGTCTCAAATAGTGATAAATATGTTTTTAAACTCTTTGAAAATGCTTCATTAAGAGATGTTAAAAGCCAAATAAAACTTCTGGATTCTATTAAAAGCCTAAATGTTCCTAATGTTCTCTCAAAAGATATTAAATTGTATAAAAATAAACCCTTTACCCTTTTTTCATATATTGAAGGTTCTTGTTCTTATTTTATAACATTAAATCATCTTGAACAAATAACTCTTTTTTTGGCAAGTTTGCACAATATAAAAGATATTAGATTTCCTAAAAAAAATATATATGAGATTAGTTCATTTAACAAGATGTTAAACTCTTTGATGGATAATAAAATAAAAGAAGAGATAAAAAATAAGTTTGAAAAAATAAAAGGGATTGATTTAAAAAGTAGTGCTTTGATACATGGAGATCTTTTCCCTGATAATGCAAAGTTTATTAATGGAAAACTAAGTGGTGTCTATGACTTTACACAGTCATGTTTTGGTAATATTAAGTTTGATTTAGCAGTTGTTGTAATAAGTTGGTGTTTTAATGAGTATAGTTTTAATAACTTATACTTTGAGCAAATAATTGAAAACTACAACAGCTACTCAAATAAGAAAATAGAAAAAGATAGTATGAAAATATATCTTCTTTATGCCTGTTTATATTATGCCTTGCAAAGGTTATATAAAAGAAGAGAAGATTATGATGAGTATTTAAAAAAATATGAGATATTAGAGAAGATATTATAG
- a CDS encoding precorrin-2 C(20)-methyltransferase translates to MKLYMVSLGPGDHELITIKALKALKDSDAICIPTKSTNNSFEKSMTYKIVKELMEEFGFDKPIIPMYTPMKFKQEDWQRQVDTILDSFESYEKLSFVTLGDSAVYSTVYYLLDIIKEQKNEVYEKCEVIPGVTSFSSASAKVKKPLCVGDSSFLIRPLHKSKVPFTTVYMRPKIGMNTEKVKEKNSIYTFENLNFQGEQVLDYKKKSVDKYMTLFIDFYEPK, encoded by the coding sequence ATGAAATTATATATGGTTTCACTAGGCCCTGGGGATCATGAACTAATTACCATAAAGGCACTAAAAGCATTAAAAGATTCAGATGCTATATGTATTCCGACAAAGAGTACAAATAATAGTTTTGAAAAATCTATGACTTATAAAATTGTAAAAGAGCTTATGGAAGAGTTTGGTTTTGATAAACCAATAATTCCTATGTATACGCCAATGAAGTTTAAACAAGAGGATTGGCAAAGACAAGTTGATACTATTTTAGACTCTTTTGAATCTTATGAAAAACTCTCTTTTGTTACTTTAGGAGATAGTGCTGTTTATAGTACAGTTTATTATCTGCTTGATATAATAAAAGAGCAAAAAAATGAAGTTTATGAAAAGTGTGAGGTGATTCCTGGAGTAACCTCTTTTTCAAGTGCTTCTGCAAAAGTTAAAAAGCCTTTATGTGTTGGAGATAGTAGTTTTTTAATAAGACCTCTACATAAAAGTAAAGTACCTTTTACAACTGTTTATATGAGACCAAAAATTGGTATGAATACAGAAAAAGTAAAAGAAAAAAACTCAATTTATACCTTTGAAAATTTAAATTTCCAAGGGGAACAGGTGTTGGATTATAAAAAGAAGAGTGTAGATAAATATATGACTCTTTTTATAGATTTTTATGAACCAAAATAG
- a CDS encoding sirohydrochlorin cobaltochelatase, which yields MKRYRHYNRKRAIVLACFGSVIEQQKYLDLEEKVKEEYPDCEVFTSFSSRMVIKLLKKKKKEIYKNLPQTLADVDMLGFKHVVVVSVNIYPTDEHEFLKKIVDGFKIFSLANIGITNAILTTAKDTTEYLKELNEKVSKEDTANLYIIHGTPKLNTIGIESISYTKELLKTLDARNFSCSLEGAFPYFAINDSIKREIKAKGYKKVQVVPLLLVSGNHYIKDMFEIKEDLEDCFESSIVESITQGENFNLLEFPKTSEIIINNIKESFKMLGISHKTMTY from the coding sequence ATGAAAAGATATAGACACTATAATAGAAAAAGAGCTATTGTTCTTGCTTGTTTTGGTTCAGTAATTGAACAACAAAAATATCTTGATTTAGAAGAAAAAGTAAAAGAGGAGTATCCCGATTGTGAGGTATTTACCTCTTTTTCTTCAAGAATGGTAATAAAACTTTTAAAGAAAAAGAAAAAAGAGATTTATAAAAATCTTCCTCAAACTTTAGCTGATGTCGATATGTTAGGTTTTAAACATGTGGTGGTTGTTTCTGTAAATATCTATCCCACTGATGAACATGAGTTTTTAAAAAAAATTGTAGATGGTTTCAAAATTTTTTCATTGGCTAATATTGGTATTACAAATGCCATTTTAACTACTGCAAAAGATACAACGGAATATTTAAAAGAGTTAAATGAAAAAGTTAGTAAAGAAGATACTGCAAATTTATATATTATACATGGAACGCCCAAACTAAATACTATAGGGATAGAGTCAATCTCTTATACAAAAGAGCTTTTAAAAACTTTAGATGCGAGAAACTTTTCATGCTCTTTAGAGGGTGCTTTCCCATATTTTGCTATTAATGACTCAATAAAAAGAGAGATAAAAGCTAAAGGTTATAAAAAAGTTCAAGTTGTTCCTTTACTATTAGTTAGTGGAAATCATTACATAAAAGATATGTTTGAAATAAAAGAGGATTTAGAAGATTGTTTTGAATCTTCAATTGTAGAATCTATAACACAAGGTGAGAACTTTAATCTTTTAGAGTTTCCAAAAACTAGTGAGATTATTATAAATAATATTAAAGAATCTTTTAAAATGCTTGGTATTAGTCATAAGACTATGACCTATTAG
- a CDS encoding energy-coupling factor ABC transporter permease: MHIEAGVVQGAKMVLSYGTAAVSFSVAAKLAYENIKDSGVLPFAVKTLISTILVFFFFEVLPHHPVGVSEVHLILGTTLFLIFGASSAAFGLALGLLIQGLFFAPFDLPQYGINVTTLLMPLFAMSYVASKIIPKDIAYKDIKYVAALKLSLMYQGGIVTWVAFWALYGQGFGTENLSEVFSFGVAYMSVVILEPFIDLAVLAGAKTLNSLKSSSYVEARLYNSAK; this comes from the coding sequence ATGCATATAGAAGCTGGTGTTGTGCAAGGCGCAAAAATGGTTTTAAGTTATGGAACTGCTGCAGTTTCATTCTCTGTTGCTGCAAAGTTGGCATATGAAAATATTAAAGATTCTGGTGTTTTACCATTTGCTGTAAAAACTCTAATCTCAACAATTTTAGTATTTTTCTTTTTTGAAGTTTTACCTCATCATCCTGTTGGAGTTTCAGAAGTTCATTTGATTTTGGGAACTACACTGTTTTTAATTTTTGGTGCTTCTTCAGCTGCTTTTGGATTGGCTCTTGGGTTATTGATTCAAGGTCTATTTTTTGCCCCTTTTGATTTACCTCAATATGGAATTAATGTAACTACTCTTTTAATGCCACTTTTTGCAATGTCTTATGTTGCTTCAAAGATTATTCCAAAAGATATTGCTTATAAAGATATTAAATATGTTGCTGCTTTAAAACTATCTTTAATGTATCAAGGTGGAATTGTAACTTGGGTTGCTTTTTGGGCACTATATGGTCAAGGTTTTGGTACAGAAAATTTGAGTGAGGTATTTAGTTTTGGTGTTGCATATATGAGTGTAGTAATACTTGAACCTTTCATTGATTTAGCTGTACTTGCAGGAGCAAAAACCTTAAATAGTTTAAAATCAAGTTCATATGTGGAAGCTAGACTTTATAATAGCGCAAAATAA
- a CDS encoding cobyrinate a,c-diamide synthase, whose protein sequence is MKAILISSIASNQGKTLFTTALLNHYKTSVRPFKIGPDFIDPQFHHAICNTNSINLDSFIMNKNQVKWIFDNYSDKDISILEGVMGFYDGMDKGCSSYDIGKLLNIPSILLLDASGSYITISAVLKGLKTYRDDNTIKAVVLNKVSSNMHFELIKNQILKDFDDIEVLGWIKKDLKSLEHTHLGLDLAQKNDKELKDLTIEVLENIDLERLEKLANYKRENINEYPFSDFKKVDKKVSIVYDENFSFLYYDNLVFLKELFSKVELVNPTKDETISNDTHLVLIPGGYVETEKSYNKIKDSNNFKNSLINHANKNKHIYAECAGLLYLAKCVDDKKMSGILDVEFTLTPKRVRLGYYYSQTGLKGHAFHYTKPLDTKNAIDILSKKENSKGELGAWRKNNVYGTYLHTMFRNNIKILKDYFGI, encoded by the coding sequence GTGAAAGCAATTTTAATATCTTCTATTGCATCAAATCAAGGTAAAACACTATTTACAACCGCATTATTAAATCACTATAAAACTAGTGTAAGACCTTTTAAAATAGGTCCAGATTTTATAGACCCCCAATTTCATCATGCAATTTGTAATACAAACTCAATAAACTTAGACTCTTTTATAATGAATAAAAATCAAGTTAAATGGATATTTGATAACTACTCTGACAAAGATATCTCTATTTTAGAGGGAGTAATGGGCTTTTATGATGGGATGGACAAAGGGTGCTCTTCTTATGATATTGGAAAACTTTTAAATATACCTTCAATTTTACTTCTTGATGCAAGTGGTTCTTATATAACTATTAGTGCAGTATTAAAAGGTCTTAAAACCTATAGAGATGATAATACAATAAAAGCAGTTGTATTAAACAAAGTCTCTTCAAATATGCACTTTGAACTTATTAAAAACCAAATTTTAAAAGATTTTGATGACATTGAAGTTTTAGGTTGGATAAAAAAAGATTTAAAAAGCTTAGAACATACCCATTTAGGACTTGATTTAGCACAAAAAAATGATAAAGAATTAAAAGATTTAACTATAGAAGTTTTAGAAAATATTGATTTAGAAAGACTTGAAAAGCTTGCAAACTATAAGAGAGAGAATATAAATGAATATCCCTTTTCGGATTTTAAAAAAGTAGATAAAAAAGTCTCTATTGTTTATGATGAAAATTTCTCTTTTTTATATTATGATAATTTAGTTTTTCTAAAAGAGCTGTTTTCAAAAGTAGAACTTGTAAACCCTACAAAAGATGAAACAATTTCAAATGATACCCATTTGGTTTTAATTCCTGGCGGATACGTGGAGACAGAGAAGAGTTATAACAAAATAAAAGATTCAAACAATTTTAAAAACTCTTTAATAAACCACGCAAATAAAAATAAACATATATATGCAGAGTGTGCCGGACTTTTATATTTAGCCAAATGTGTTGATGATAAAAAAATGAGTGGAATTTTGGATGTTGAATTTACTCTTACACCAAAAAGAGTAAGACTTGGCTACTACTATAGCCAAACAGGACTAAAAGGTCATGCCTTTCACTATACAAAACCACTTGATACAAAAAATGCAATTGATATATTAAGTAAAAAAGAGAACTCAAAAGGAGAGTTAGGAGCTTGGAGAAAAAACAATGTCTATGGAACTTATTTACATACAATGTTTAGAAATAATATAAAAATATTAAAGGATTACTTTGGAATTTAA
- a CDS encoding precorrin-8X methylmutase → MEFKIEQPPINIGADISNRSFEIINDELKEYEKIKEFDEEQKEVITRLIHTTTCFDEVLNNIYFSKDAIKKVQNLLLNKAKIIVDVNMIKVGLSDFYLKKYDNEVVCYINEPFTYEMADKNKTTRSYAAVVEAIKRHKDEPLVLACGNAPTFIYAAINTLLEQKVNLNNVALLLFPVGFVNVIESKAYGKRFCNSFDVAGVIMEGRFGSSTMAVATLHAIYKLIKDYDKDEKYNGR, encoded by the coding sequence TTGGAATTTAAAATAGAACAACCACCAATAAATATTGGTGCAGATATCTCAAATAGATCTTTTGAAATCATTAATGATGAGTTAAAAGAGTATGAAAAAATAAAAGAGTTTGATGAAGAACAAAAAGAGGTAATAACTAGACTGATTCATACAACAACTTGTTTTGATGAGGTATTAAACAATATCTACTTTTCAAAAGATGCCATTAAAAAAGTACAAAACCTACTTTTAAACAAAGCAAAAATTATTGTTGATGTAAATATGATAAAAGTTGGACTTAGCGATTTTTATCTAAAAAAATATGACAATGAAGTAGTTTGTTATATAAATGAACCCTTTACTTATGAGATGGCTGATAAAAATAAAACTACAAGAAGCTATGCAGCAGTTGTTGAAGCAATAAAAAGGCACAAAGATGAACCTTTGGTTTTAGCTTGTGGAAATGCACCAACGTTTATTTATGCGGCAATAAACACGTTGCTTGAGCAAAAAGTAAATTTAAACAATGTTGCACTTTTACTTTTTCCTGTTGGTTTTGTAAATGTGATTGAATCAAAAGCCTATGGAAAAAGATTTTGCAATAGCTTTGATGTTGCAGGAGTTATTATGGAGGGAAGATTCGGAAGTTCAACTATGGCTGTTGCAACACTTCATGCTATTTATAAACTAATCAAAGATTATGATAAAGATGAGAAATATAATGGAAGATAA
- a CDS encoding (2Fe-2S) ferredoxin domain-containing protein — protein sequence MRNIMEDKKEKLYNTMGSEIADGFTCKPKNFDANKPIMHLKTQLFICTDERCGKAHKDKDIAATLRELIKEVNLSKGEDRIKVVRTGCFGACRFRSVANIYENTKVNGNLNNNGIWLKNIHQYDKEKWKRLFIALKENRSIDELEEFKQVPMSDPSFYK from the coding sequence ATGAGAAATATAATGGAAGATAAAAAAGAGAAACTCTACAACACAATGGGAAGTGAAATTGCAGATGGTTTTACTTGCAAACCAAAAAACTTTGATGCAAACAAACCAATTATGCACCTAAAAACACAACTTTTTATATGTACAGATGAGAGATGTGGAAAAGCACACAAAGATAAAGATATAGCTGCAACACTAAGAGAGCTTATAAAAGAGGTAAACCTTTCAAAGGGTGAAGATAGAATCAAAGTTGTAAGAACAGGCTGTTTTGGAGCTTGCAGATTTAGAAGTGTTGCAAATATTTATGAAAATACAAAAGTTAACGGAAATCTAAATAACAATGGAATTTGGCTTAAAAACATCCATCAATACGACAAAGAGAAATGGAAAAGACTATTTATAGCTTTAAAAGAGAATAGAAGTATTGATGAACTTGAAGAGTTCAAACAAGTACCAATGAGTGACCCAAGTTTTTATAAATAA
- the cbiD gene encoding cobalt-precorrin-5B (C(1))-methyltransferase CbiD: MEQKILRKGYTTGAHTFASFRSALDTLLATNEACITKTEKIDNDDLDVTKGCEIIVALDFCQKEFQLNPTSQKPHYFEYQTNSLEIFAGLGVGVVTKRGLKIAPPYPAINPAPLNAINEYFKIRTKEKQNLHLKCCVSVTDGENIAKQTANSKVGVLGGISILGTTGIVKPISSSAYIDSVKIEIEFAIQNEYETIYFTLGNSAFQVACSKASSEAVIEIGNFVYDSIELATKLKAKEVIFLCGIGKMTKVYQGFKNTHNRFGVIDFKKLQEDIEENLGYKVDIEETLTVKGISQELEKVGLLEDFYKMIAIKANKQIKQWFETSNVKAIILEQKEVLGW, from the coding sequence ATGGAACAAAAAATATTAAGAAAAGGCTACACAACAGGAGCTCACACCTTTGCATCTTTTAGATCTGCTTTAGACACTCTTTTGGCTACAAATGAAGCTTGTATTACTAAAACAGAAAAAATAGATAATGATGATTTAGATGTTACAAAAGGTTGTGAGATAATTGTTGCTTTAGACTTTTGCCAAAAAGAGTTTCAACTAAACCCAACTTCTCAAAAACCACACTATTTTGAGTACCAAACAAATAGTTTAGAGATTTTTGCTGGTTTAGGAGTGGGAGTTGTAACCAAAAGAGGTTTAAAAATTGCTCCGCCCTATCCTGCTATAAATCCAGCTCCATTAAATGCAATAAATGAGTATTTTAAGATAAGAACTAAAGAAAAACAAAACTTACATCTAAAATGTTGTGTAAGTGTTACAGATGGAGAAAATATTGCAAAACAGACTGCAAATTCAAAAGTTGGTGTATTAGGTGGTATTTCTATACTTGGAACAACAGGAATAGTTAAACCTATCTCAAGTTCAGCATATATTGATTCAGTTAAAATAGAGATAGAGTTTGCCATACAAAATGAGTATGAAACTATCTACTTTACCCTTGGAAACTCTGCTTTTCAAGTTGCATGTTCAAAAGCCTCTTCTGAAGCAGTTATTGAAATAGGTAACTTTGTTTATGACTCAATTGAACTTGCAACAAAACTAAAAGCAAAAGAGGTAATCTTTTTATGTGGGATAGGAAAAATGACAAAGGTTTACCAAGGTTTTAAAAATACCCATAATAGATTTGGAGTAATAGATTTTAAAAAACTTCAAGAGGATATAGAAGAAAATCTTGGTTACAAAGTTGATATTGAGGAAACCTTAACAGTAAAAGGAATCTCGCAGGAGCTTGAAAAAGTTGGATTATTGGAAGATTTTTATAAAATGATTGCAATAAAAGCAAACAAACAGATAAAACAGTGGTTTGAAACTTCAAATGTTAAAGCCATAATATTAGAACAAAAAGAGGTTTTAGGATGGTAA
- the cbiT gene encoding precorrin-6Y C5,15-methyltransferase (decarboxylating) subunit CbiT — translation MVTIAGNGMGDYNFSNLDFDISKFDKIICDPNFLTESAEHKKEETKNILKLKYKEAKEYLLENYEKEEILYVVTGSPLFFSAGTIIAKNLPKSSVKIINNTSSKNYLLERVFISELEVDCVSLHGRIELDLKNFLQNRYTFVLCDKESIKRLKEKLFYFESSDITTTLGYKLGFIDERIEEIDLLNFDENSIDITAPYVLLIKRNFENSSTISEDCEFETERGMITKKYKRALSLQNLDLEPNQLLWDIGAGSGSCAIEAYKRYKVKTTLFEKNETRVEFIKENLKKHHVVETKLFVGEAQEFFDKLQEIPQRIFLGGGGVEVIKQLPKLYKKLDNRGIILINAITLKHLNLMLTVLNEAKIEYEIHSISLTTYKGKLDLVEPERQLFQIKIYKIEEE, via the coding sequence ATGGTAACAATAGCTGGAAATGGAATGGGAGATTACAACTTTTCAAATCTTGATTTTGATATTTCAAAATTTGATAAAATCATTTGTGACCCAAACTTTCTCACAGAGAGTGCAGAGCACAAGAAAGAAGAAACTAAAAATATATTAAAACTAAAATATAAAGAGGCAAAAGAGTATCTTTTAGAAAACTATGAGAAAGAGGAGATTTTGTATGTGGTAACAGGTTCTCCACTATTTTTTAGTGCAGGAACTATTATTGCAAAAAACTTGCCAAAGAGTAGTGTAAAAATCATAAATAATACCTCTTCAAAAAACTATCTGCTTGAAAGAGTATTTATCTCTGAGCTTGAAGTTGATTGTGTCTCTTTACATGGAAGAATTGAACTTGATTTAAAAAACTTTTTACAAAATAGATACACTTTTGTACTTTGTGATAAAGAGAGTATAAAAAGATTAAAAGAGAAACTTTTTTATTTTGAAAGTAGTGATATTACTACAACCCTTGGATATAAATTAGGTTTTATTGATGAAAGAATAGAAGAGATTGATTTATTAAACTTTGATGAAAATAGTATTGATATTACAGCGCCTTATGTTTTACTTATAAAAAGGAATTTTGAAAATAGTAGTACCATAAGTGAAGATTGTGAATTTGAAACTGAGAGAGGAATGATTACTAAAAAGTATAAACGAGCTCTTTCTTTACAAAATCTTGATTTGGAGCCAAATCAGCTTTTATGGGATATTGGTGCTGGAAGTGGAAGTTGTGCCATTGAAGCATATAAAAGATACAAAGTAAAAACAACACTTTTTGAAAAAAATGAGACAAGAGTTGAGTTTATAAAAGAGAATCTAAAAAAACATCATGTGGTAGAAACTAAACTTTTTGTAGGAGAAGCACAAGAGTTTTTTGATAAACTACAAGAGATTCCACAAAGGATTTTTTTGGGTGGTGGAGGAGTTGAAGTTATAAAACAACTACCTAAGCTATATAAAAAGTTGGATAATAGAGGAATAATACTAATAAATGCCATAACTTTAAAACATCTAAACTTGATGTTAACAGTTTTAAATGAGGCAAAAATTGAGTATGAAATTCACTCTATTTCTCTTACCACATATAAAGGTAAACTAGATTTAGTAGAGCCAGAAAGGCAACTATTTCAAATAAAAATTTATAAAATAGAGGAAGAGTAA